A window of Corticium candelabrum chromosome 3, ooCorCand1.1, whole genome shotgun sequence contains these coding sequences:
- the LOC134177689 gene encoding uncharacterized skeletal organic matrix protein 5-like, whose translation MGVMGPTGPRGAPGIFRSNVCSNERKGMIKYNQQVREVEYCDGNSWLTLSILTPGKSPLLPVPSCKEIALYYKSSDKNGKYWIKPSNNDIPYQVFCDANEGWTLIMKIDGNQQNFVYESDLWSNKETFQPTNLDLDDKEAKLASYWTLPFTELRLGMKVDGTMRWITFSYRASSLYSLIADGNYTSTSIGENKWRSLLPTSSLQQHCNREGFNARGTHSRYTSNHAKARLGFLANNENNCNSPDSFLGFGTEYRHIRNSAGNYNGHVNTKAIAYIMAR comes from the exons ATGGGAGTTATGGGCCCAACCGGACCGAGGGGGGCACCAGGTATTTTCCGTTCAAACGTGTGCTCTAATGAGAGAAAAG GTATGATAAAGTACAATCAGCAAGTAAGGGAGGTAGAGTATTGTGACGGTAACAGCTGGCTGACACTGTCTATACTAACACCCGGCAAATCGCCTCTTTTGCCTGTACCATCGTGTAAGGAAATAGCACTCTATTACAAGTCTTCTGACAAAAATGGAAAGTATTGGATTAAACCATCCAACAATGATATACCTTATCAG GTTTTCTGTGATGCTAATGAAGGTTGGACTCTGATCATGAAAATAGatggaaatcaacaaaacTTTGTCTATGAAAGCGATCTGTGGTCAAACAAGGAAACATTCCAACCAACTAATTTAGATTTGGATGACAAAGAAGCAAAGCTGGCTTCGTATTGGACACTACCATTTACTGAACTTCGTTTGGGAATGAAAGTAGATGGAACGATGAGGTGGATCACTTTCAGCTACAGAGCATCATCTCTCTACAGTCTTATTGCTGATGGAAACTACACAAGCACGAGTATTGGTGAAAATAAGTGGAGAAGTTTACTACCAACGTCATCTCTGCAGCAACACTGCAATAGG GAAGGATTCAACGCAAGAGGCACTCACTCGCGCTACACCTCAAATCATGCTAAAGCTCGTTTGGGATTTCTTGCTAACAATGAGAATAATTGTAATTCACCAGATTCTTTTCTTGGTTTTGGAACAGAGTACAGGCACATCAGAAACAGTGCTGGAAACTACAATGGACACGTAAATACTAAAGCAATTGCTTATATCATGGCACGATGA